In Helianthus annuus cultivar XRQ/B chromosome 9, HanXRQr2.0-SUNRISE, whole genome shotgun sequence, the following are encoded in one genomic region:
- the LOC110880107 gene encoding mitochondrial arginine transporter BAC2, whose protein sequence is MDFWPEFLASSWGKEFVAGGCGGIAGIMAGYPLDSIRVRQQSSPAGSAFSILKNVVAKEGPFALYRGMAAPLASVTFQNAMVFQIYAILSRSFDSSTCANEPPSYKGAALGGVGAGALQSLMLSPIELIKIRLQLQTRIQHKHMEKGPLSVARSIITTEGWRGMYRGLTITALRDAPSHGFYFWTYEFMREKLHPGCRKSGQESFNTMLVAGGLAGVASWVCCYPLDVVKTRIQAQTPDSIVKYNGIIDCFKKSVTNDGYGVLFRGLGTAVCRAFVVNGAIFTAYETALRVFFNNNGDTNALQTDTPI, encoded by the exons ATGGATTTCTGGCCAGAGTTTCTTGCAAGCAGTTGGGGCAAGGAGTTTGTGGCTGGAGGGTGTGGTGGGATTGCTGGGATCATGGCGGGATACCCGCTTGATAGTATCAGAGTTCGGCAACAAAGCTCGCCTGCCGGTTCGGCTTTTAGCATCCTTAAGAATGTTGTAGCCAAAGAAGGACCTTTTGCTCTTTACAGAGGCATGGCTGCCCCTCTTGCTTCTGTTACCTTCCAG AATGCGATGGTTTTTCAAATCTACGCAATCTTGTCGCGATCGTTTGACTCGTCTACTTGCGCAAACGAACCCCCGTCTTACAAAGGTGCTGCTCTAGGTGGAGTAGGTGCAGGGGCCTTACAAAGCCTAATGCTTTCCCCAATTGAACTAATCAAGATCCGGTTACAATTACAAACCCGAATCCAACATAAACACATGGAAAAAGGTCCCTTAAGTGTTGCAAGAAGCATAATAACAACCGAGGGTTGGCGAGGAATGTACAGAGGATTAACAATCACTGCGTTACGCGACGCACCATCACATGGTTTCTACTTTTGGACGTACGAGTTCATGAGAGAAAAACTTCATCCGGGCTGTCGGAAAAGTGGTCAAGAAAGCTTTAACACGATGCTTGTCGCCGGTGGTCTTGCAGGTGTTGCTAGTTGGGTCTGTTGCTACCCGTTAGACGTTGTTAAAACTAGAATTCAAGCGCAAACGCCTGATTCTATAGTAAAGTATAACGGGATTATCGATTGTTTCAAGAAAAGTGTCACGAATGATGGATACGGTGTGCTGTTTAGAGGATTGGGAACCGCGGTTTGTAGAGCTTTTGTGGTTAACGGAGCCATTTTCACGGCTTATGAAACGGCGTTACGGGTGTTTTTCAACAACAATGGCGATACGAACGCCCTTCAAACAGATACTCCTATATAA
- the LOC110880108 gene encoding pyridoxal 5'-phosphate synthase-like subunit PDX1.2, with amino-acid sequence MSTNSTLTLYTTTVSNLTKTDPNPFSTKVKLAQQLTGGAIIHVTTVDQAKIAESAGASCITVSDPSRMPDPSLIKQIQASVPIPVMAKARVGHFVEAQILEAVGVDYIDENELLEAADVSNHINKHNFRVPFVCGCSNLGEGLMRVREGAAMIRTQGNTFVNTVRNVRNVMGKIRVLSNMDEDEVFNFAKEICAPYDVVAQVKQLGRLPVVHFASGGIVTVADAAMMMQLGCDGVFVDSDVFEYSDAYERVRAIVQAVRNYNDVDMLTGLNLRGAEGSY; translated from the coding sequence ATGTCCACCAACTCTACACTCACCCTCTACACCACCACCGTCTCCAACCTCACCAAAACAGACCCAAACCCCTTCTCCACCAAAGTCAAACTCGCCCAACAACTCACCGGCGGCGCAATCATCCACGTCACCACCGTTGACCAAGCCAAAATCGCCGAATCCGCCGGAGCTTCTTGCATAACCGTATCCGACCCATCACGAATGCCCGATCCATCCCTCATCAAACAAATCCAAGCCTCTGTTCCCATCCCCGTGATGGCCAAAGCCCGAGTGGGTCACTTCGTTGAAGCCCAGATCCTCGAAGCTGTTGGTGTTGACTACATTGATGAAAATGAGCTTCTTGAAGCTGCTGACGTCAGCAATCATATAAACAAACATAACTTTAGGGTTCCGTTTGTGTGTGGGTGTAGTAATCTGGGTGAGGGATTGATGAGAGTGAGAGAAGGTGCTGCAATGATTAGAACACAAGGAAACACGTTCGTTAATACAGTGAGAAATGTGAGAAATGTTATggggaaaattagggttttgagtaaTATGGATGAAGATGAGGTGTTTAATTTTGCTAAAGAGATTTGTGCGCCTTATGATGTTGTGGCGCAGGTTAAGCAGTTGGGTAGACTGCCTGTTGTGCATTTTGCTTCCGGTGGGATCGTTACGGTTGCGGATGCTGCTATGATGATGCAGTTGGGGTGTGATGGTGTGTTTGTCGATTCGGATGTTTTCGAGTATTCGGATGCTTATGAACGTGTTCGAGCGATCGTTCAAGCTGTTAGGAATTATAACGATGTTGATATGTTGACGGGGCTTAACCTTAGAGGCGCGGAAGGTAGTTACTGA
- the LOC110880106 gene encoding uncharacterized protein LOC110880106 gives MLLRKTIHKTKKFFNKTIQSFKTFIFGGYKKLTKAPSLTLLSTNNLNTRKMQHLDTFYKEFCEQWDTDDNNINQDIKVSEKHDLESNTSMINSRDQGSAASRRVEEQKDVGCSKNVDGVNQSNLLEQKMKELEMMDVKDEEHVLDIEEVLHYYSLLTSPIYQGLVDKFFTDMYSDFNIPQQPVRSDSLNSSIRRLGPLNI, from the coding sequence ATGCTGCTCCGAAAAACCATACACAAAACCAAAAAgtttttcaacaaaaccatccaaagcttcaaaaccttcaTCTTTGGAGGGTACAAAAAGCTAACCAAAGCCCCATCTTTGACCCTATTATCCACCAATAATCTCAATACCCGAAAGATGCAACATCTAGACACCTTCTACAAAGAATTCTGCGAGCAGTGGGACACCGACGACAACAACATCAACCAAGACATCAAAGTTTCAGAAAAACATGACCTCGAATCAAACACAAGCATGATCAACTCACGAGATCAAGGATCAGCGGCAAGTAGGCGTGTTGAAGAACAGAAAGATGTCGGGTGCTCTAAAAACGTTGATGGTGTTAATCAAAGCAATCTTTTGGAGCAGAAAATGAAAGAATTGGAGATGATGGATGTGAAGGATGAAGAGCATGTGTTGGATATAGAAGAGGTTTTGCACTATTATTCTCTACTTACAAGTCCAATTTATCAAGGTCTTGTTGATAAATTTTTCACAGATATGTACTCTGATTTCAATATTCCTCAACAACCAGTAAGAAGTGATAGTCTCAATAGCTCAATAAGAAGATTAGGCCCCTTGAACATCTAG
- the LOC110880105 gene encoding ATP-dependent DNA helicase DDX11: MKSGGKMSMTINGEMGEEMKQKFRAFPYKPYTIQIDFMNALYDSLDKGGIAMLESPTGTGKTLSIICSALQWLVDRKQSLNDDSLVDTHPNGTNGKNGDCVGSDEEPDWLRNSFGSKEVESPKKKVKVKKRLGFSSKKREETEIEESFRDLYSQLREIEVDLEHNVIVRGDGERLDDKEFLVDEYESGDEKNGLSKRKGGGVCCGSSSSDDDNEDKGFSDDEEEETDFKIYFCSRTHSQLSQFVKELRKTTFGNELKVACLGSRKNFCINEEVIKLGNSTLINERCLDLQKNKNSQVSKKKNSGVDGRKRQTKASSGCPMLSKRKLQKQFKTEMTEKGPLDIEDLVRLGGNLGTCPYYGSRSMVSAADLVVLPYQSLLSKSSRESLGLSLKNSVVIIDEAHNLADSLISMYDSKVTLSQLELVNSSLEGYFQRFQNLLGPGNRRHIQTLMVLTRAFIQTLCNTDDANFVNSSGSECSLCINEFVFSLNIDNINLVKLLLYIKDSNMIHKVSGYGDKIISLQNDTTSVLSAFRALAGILLSLTNHDSDGRIIISRKKPTESGQQGGYLKYVMLTGEKIFHEIVNEAHAVVLAGGTLQPIEETRVRLFPWLAQDQLHFFSCGHIISPDNILPISVSTGPTGQPFDFSYSCRSTSAMVGELGLLLCNLVTAVPQGIIVFFSSFDYEEYVYDAWKASGILGRITKKKRLFREPRKNTEVELILKEYKESIDANSGAVILAVVGGKISEGINFSDGLGRCIVMVGLPYPSPSDIELMERVKHIDRIGDPKKNSNVTCFNGDAQAGFEVLRSCKHRGKEYYENLCMKAVNQSIGRAIRHINDYAAILLVDTRYTSDSSKKNISHPTNKLPHWIKNRLVSKTSSYGEVHRLLHQFFKFHKSKLI, from the exons ATGAAATCTGGCGGGAAAATGTCGATGACAATTAACGGAGAAATGGGAGAAGAAATGAAGCAGAAATTTAGGGCTTTTCCGTACAAACCCTACACCATTCAGATTGATTTCATGAACGCTCTCTACGATTCTCTTGATAAAGGAGGAATCGCTATGCTCGAAAGCCCTACAG GTACAGGAAAAACCCTAAGTATAATCTGTAGCGCTTTGCAGTGGCTTGTTGATCGAAAACAAAGTTTAAATGATGATAGTTTAGTCGATACACATCCGAATGGAACGAACGGAAAGAATGGAGATTGTGTTGGATCGGATGAGGAACCGGATTGGTTGAGGAATAGTTTTGGGAGTAAAGAGGTTGAAAGCCCTAAAAAGAAGGTTAAGGTGAAGAAAAGGTTAGGGTTTAGTAGTAAAAAGCGTGAAGAGACGGAAATCGAGGAGAGTTTTAGGGATTTGTATAGTCAGTTGAGAGAAATTGAAGTTGATTTGGAACATAATGTGATAGTGAGAGGTGATGGAGAGAGGTTAGATGATAAGGAGTTTTTGGTAGACGAATACGAGAGTGGAGATGAGAAGAATGGGTTGTCGAAGAGAAAGGGGGGCGGAGTTTGTTGCGGTTCGTCTTCGAGTGACGATGACAATGAAGATAAAGGGTTTagcgatgatgaagaagaagagacGGATTTTAAAATTTATTTCTGTAGTAGAACTCATTCACAGCTATCGCAGTTTGTAAAAGAGTTGAGGAAGACTACTTTTGGTAATGAGTTGAAGGTTGCTTGCTTGGGCTCTAGGAAGAACTTCTGCATAAACGAAG AGGTAATCAAGCTTGGAAATTCTACTCTTATTAACGAGCGGTGTTTGGATCTTCAAAAGAATAAGAATAGCCAAGTTTCAAAAAAGAAG AATTCGGGTGTTGATGGAAGAAAACGCCAAACAAAGGCTTCAAGTGGATGCCCAATGCTTAGCAAACGTAAGCTACAAAAGCAGTTCAAAACCGAAATGACCGAGAAAGGCCCCCTTGATATTGAAGATCTTGTTCGCCTCGGAGGCAATTTAGGAACTTGTCCGTATTATGGTTCTAGAAGCATGGTTTCCGCAGCTGATCTCGTGGTTCTTCCTTATCAATCTCTTTTATCTAAGTCTTCACGGGAATCACTTGGTTTAAGCTTGAAAAATAGCGTTGTTATCATAGACGAGGCTCACAATCTTGCTGACTCCCTCATCAGCATGTATGACTCAAAAGTTACGTTGTCTCAG TTGGAACTTGTTAATTCAAGTTTAGAGGGCTACTTTCAACGGTTTCAGAACCTCTTGGGACCAGGAAATAGAAGACATATTCAAACATTAATGGTTCTCACTCGTGCTTTTATACAAACTTTATGCAACACAGATGATGCTAATTTCGTAAATTCTAGTGGCTCGGAGTGCTCTTTGTGCATCAATGAATTTGTGTTTTCTCTCAACATTGACAACATAAATTTAGTCAAGTTGCTGCTATATATTAAAGACAGTAATATGATTCACAAGGTTAGTGGGTACGGAGATAAAATAATTAGCCTACAAAATGATACTACAAGCGTTTTATCAGCTTTTCGTGCGTTAGCTGGAATATTACTCTCGCTAACGAATCACGATAGTGACGGAAGGATAATAATCTCAAGAAAAAAACCGACAGAATCTGGACAACAAGGAGGATATCTAAAATACGTTATGCTCACAGGGGAAAAGATCTTTCATGAG ATTGTTAATGAAGCACATGCTGTTGTATTGGCTGGCGGGACTCTCCAACCGATTGAAGAAACACGGGTGCGGCTCTTTCCATGGTTAGCGCAAGATCAGCTGCATTTCTTCTCGTGTGGTCATATAATCTCACCAGACAATATTTTACCTATTTCTGTTTCAACCGGGCCTACGGGTCAACCCTTTGACTTCAGCTATAGCTGTAGAAGTACGTCAGCCATG GTTGGGGAGTTAGGGCTTCTACTTTGTAATCTAGTAACAGCAGTTCCACAAGGTATTATTGTCTTCTTCTCTTCATTCGATTATGAAGAATACGTCTACGACGCTTGGAAAGCTTCCGGAATTCTCGGTAGAATTACAAAGAAAAAACGTTTATTCAGAGAGCCAAGAAAAAATACAGAAGTCGAACTTATTCTAAAAGAATACAAGGAATCAATCGATGCAAATAGTGGTGCTGTGATTCTTGCTGTAGTTGGAGGAAAGATTTCAGAAGGTATTAATTTCAGTGACGGGCTGGGCCGATGTATTGTCATGGTTGGGTTGCCGTATCCAAGCCCATCTGATATTGAGTTGATGGAACGGGTCAAACATATTGACCGTATTGGTGACCCGAAAAAAAATTCCAATGTTACATGCTTTAATGGAGATGCTCAAGCGGGATTTGAGGTTTTAAGAAGTTGTAAGCACCGAGGGAAAGAGTATTATGAAAATCTTTGCATGAAAGCTGTAAATCAGTCAATCG GCAGAGCAATCAGGCACATTAATGATTATGCAGCAATCTTGTTGGTAGACACGCGTTACACGTCAGATTCTTCAAAAAAGAATATCTCTCACCCCACAAACAAGCTTCCACATTGGATTAAAAACCGTCTCGTTTCAAAAACCAGTAGTTATGGAGAAGTTCATCGATTACTTCATCAATTTTTCAAATTTCACAAAAGTAAGTTGATTTAG
- the LOC110880104 gene encoding uncharacterized protein LOC110880104 — MLHTKSESDITSLAPSSPSRSQKGLVYYVQSPSRDSQDGDKSSSIQATPNYRSPMESPSHPSMGRHSRNSSSSRFSGIFRSHSGRKLHRKRNDKGWPECNVIVEEGKYEGYDDEKRLTRRLQALLALFSFIVLFTILCLIIWGAARPYKAEITVKSLAVNNLYIGQGSDSSGVITKLLTLNGSLHLGVHNPATFFGIHVSSTPVNLVYSEIVIATGQLKKYYQQRKSRRTAIVNFEASKVPLYGAGSSLVVADNGVFEIPLRLEFEIRSKGEVVGKLVTTKHRRQISCNMTLPSNTIKPIRFRKSSCIYK, encoded by the exons ATGTTGCACACAAAATCAGAGTCTGATATCACCAGTTTAGCCCCATCTTCACCATCAAGATCACAAAAAGGGTTGGTTTACTATGTGCAAAGCCCATCAAGAGACTCTCAAGATGGTGATAAATCAAGTTCAATACAAGCTACACCTAACTACAGGAGTCCTATGGAGTCTCCTTCACACCCTTCTATGGGTAGGCACTCCAGGAACTCATCATCCAGTCGGTTTTCGGGGATTTTTCGGTCGCATTCCGGCAGGAAACTTCACCggaaaaggaatgataagggttgGCCGGAGTGTAATGTGATAGTGGAAGAAGGAAAGTATGAGGGGTATGATGATGAAAAGAGGCTTACTAGAAGATTGCAGGCTTTATTGGCTCTTTTCAGTTTTATTGTGTTGTTCACTATTTTGTGCTTGATTATATGGGGTGCAGCTAGACCTTATAAAGCTGAGATCACTGTTAAG AGTTTGGCTGTGAATAACCTCTACATCGGGCAGGGTTCGGACTCTTCTGGGGTCATAACCAAGTTGCTGACCCTCAATGGTTCATTGCACCTCGGTGTTCATAACCCAGCTACATTCTTTGGCATCCATGTTAGCTCCACCCCAGTGAACCTAGTCTATTCAGAGATTGTGATTGCAACCGGACAG TTAAAGAAGTATTATCAACAAAGAAAGAGTAGAAGGACGGCCATTGTGAACTTTGAAGCATCAAAAGTACCCTTGTATGGTGCGGGTTCTAGCCTAGTTGTCGCCGATAATGGAGTTTTTGAAATTCCATTGAGGTTAGAGTTCGAGATCCGATCAAAAGGAGAAGTTGTTGGTAAACTAGTGACCACAAAGCATCGGAGGCAAATTTCTTGCAACATGACATTGCCGTCGAACACAATCAAACCAATCAGGTTTAGAAAGAGTTCTTGCATCTACAAATGA